GTACCAGGAATCCGCAGGACTGACAGTTATGGCCTTGGGCATTGCCCTCACCACCGATTTCTTCCCATACCTATTACATGTGTCCCCACATACGGccttgcacatatacacatgttcacatacgCACATCTTCCCCACACTTCCTCACTGACATTTCGGTGGGTGCCTTGGGGCCAGAGGTACACTGGCTCCAACTTGCATCGTCATTTAAGACATTATTTAGGGTCCCTCTGCTTCTACCTGCCAGATTCCACATGGAGTCATCGCCCACGTTTGTGGTGGGTGTGGGAGCCTGTACCTGAGCAGGAATCGTGGGTAGGGCTGGCGGGAAGCAAAGCCAGCCCTGCGGACTCTCACATTCTCCAGGAGCCCCAGGTATGCCACCTGGTGGCGACAGTGGGCTTCATCGAGCCGCCCAGCCACCTTGTCTTCATTGGGCTTGATGCAGCGGACATAGAAGGGCTCCTGTAGGGACAGAGGACACTTAGGGGCCTAAGCTTGTGGTTTCTGTGTGTCCTGCCCCAagaagacagggcttctcaggcCCCAAAGAGCTGGATGAGCAGAGCTGGGACAAGGGAAATCACAGCAGAACAAGGGTCCTAGAGCCTCACTAACCAGAGCCCAGAGCTAGGTTCCAgtccaggaaggaggaaggagcccttctccctgccttctccctctgccccagagaggctaCCATTTCTGGATGTTCTGCTAACGCACCCTTCCATACCCTCCTCTCAGTTGCTCCTCTGACTTTCGGTCTGAAGCTCCCCAAGAGAGCTAGTGCCGATTTCCGGTCCCTGTGGCTTTCAGACACTCTTACCCAGGAGGCAGTAGGCTAGGGGTTTACTGCTTTCAAAGCCTGCCCTGTGTTCAGTGGTTGTACAAGTCTGACCTCTGAGCACCATATCTAACCTCTACTACAGATCTGGTCCCTAGTGGGGCAAGCGGGACCCAAGCAGACAGAATAAGAATGCCCACCCCTCCATGATGTGTACCCAGGGCATAGAGAAGATGTGAAAGGCAATACCTTGGAAGCCAAGTTCTCCACTAGCGCAACCATGGAGTTCTTAAAAAGTGTGCCAGCTGTCAGGGGGCGCTTGGTTACTTCTGTAATGTCCTGTTGCCCATCTGGCCACATGGCCCGCAAGGTGGGATCTGCACTGTAGACACAAGCTGCGTTTACCCAGATGCCCTGGCAAGGCGTAGCCCGCGTGACCTAGGATGGCTCCAAActacatagttttatttttgaacctCTCAGGCTGTTTGTGAATTAAGTAGGGATTAGACCTCAGAGTCCCTGGCCCCCAGCCTGGCCTGGCAAAAGCCGCCCTTACCTATTGTACAGCAGCCGTTTGAAGTCCTGGAAAAGGGAATCTCTATTCTTGTCAATGAAGCCCTCCACAGAGTACCTGACCAAGACAAGAGTGGGTGAGTAGATCAAGGGCCCAGCAGACAGGCCACCTAGAGTGCCACCTTCTGGCACCTATCTCTGATTTCCTGGGTTAGTATCTCCCAGCTGCTACCCTTTGCTACCTAGTCTCCCTTGGGTCTGCGTTCTCTTTTGTCCCCTACACCTATTCTCCTTGGGATAAACTCCCCTCCCGGAAAGGACTCAGTGGCGGAGGTCCCAGGACTAAAGCCAAACATCCCAGCACCAAATCCTAGCTCTTCCTCGAGTGCACTGGGTGGCTTTGGAAACGCTGTCTCATAGCTCCGCTTCTAGAGATACACTAAATACTTGCACCAGGTCTACTGGGTTTCTATGAATACCAGCAATTACAGTCATGACGAACAGCTCCAACCTTGTGACATAGAACCTCAGAATAATTCTTGGTTCTTGGACCACTGGAAAGTTAATTGATAAATATTGGCTCTGCTTATAGCATTGATGAAGATACAAGTGTGGATTACTGTAACAGGTATGATCATCAATTTCCTCTCCTTGAGAAGCTCCCATCAAATACTGCACTTCAGAGAGGAATGAGAGGTAAATTATCGGTCATAATGACAAGCCCAGAAAGAAAACCTAGACTTTGAAGCTCAGAAGTGTGGTGCTagttaggttttgttgttgttgttgttgttgttgttgttgttgtttttgtcaacttgacacaagctagagacatcTGAGAAGTGGAAACCTTGACTGGGAGATGCTTCCAtcagactgggctgtaggcaagtctggaagacatgtttttatgtgtattttttataagtttattcatttatttttgttttatgtatatgggtgttttgcctgaatttattttagttcatgacttgtgtctttggtgcccatggagaccagaagaaggcatcagatctctaggactgtagttacagacagttgtaagctctCATGTAGGTGCTAGGTATCAAACCAAAGTTCTCTAGAAGAGTAACCAGTGTccctaagcactgagccatctccccagccctgggacattttcttgatccaTATGAGAGAGCCCAGACCAGTGTGAGCAGAACTATCCCTGGGAAcgtggtcctgggttgtgtaagaaagcaggctgagagagctaaggaaagcaagccagtaagcatcgcttctccagggcctctgcttcagttcctgccttgagttcctgcccctgcttccctcaACGAGGAACTATAATTGGATTATGTttctgaaataaaccttttcctccccaagtcactCTTGGTCGTGGcccttatcacagcaacagaaagcaagccaggaCAACTCTCTGGGGACTGAAGTGAGCTCCCACCGGGAGCTAACTATAAGCACAAGGTATTAGCCAGGACATGGGGGTACATGCACACAATCCCAACAATTGGAAGGCTGATGGAGGAGAGCCACAGGTTCTAGGCCAGTAGTAACAACCTAGACCACGTAAGGGTTGGGGAGGCACTCACTGGAACAGTGCTCGCCTACCGTGTGCACAAAGATCCCAAATCTGAtctccagaacaaaaagaaaaagatagaaaggaaagaaggaagaaaagggaaagggagacaaagaagaaaaagaaaaaaagaaatgcaggatTCTTGCTTTCTAGGGACCACCTTCCAACCTGAAGCTCCTTCATATAACAGGGGTAAGGTAGGGCTCTAGAatgggtattttgttgttgttaggtttttgtttctttttttttgagagggtctccctattgtgtagccctggctgacctggaattacTATGTAGAgtggaatgaccttgaactcacagatagctgcctgcctctgccttctaagtgctgggattgaaagtgtatgccaccatgcccagtttgacCTGGGTGTTTTAAAGGAGCGTCTAGATGCATACAGCTGGGGTAGGACCCAAAACTTTGTGTCTTTCCTGTACCTATGCTTCTTGGGACTGAAGGTCCTACTCACGTGACATCCCCTGCATAGTGTTTGATCCGGAAGTCTCGGCCAAACTCCATGGTTTTATCTGTGGGGCAAAGCTGTGGTACAGGCAATGGTAAGACATGGGCCATGGGGGCAGCTTTGTAGTCTATGTGAGGGGACAATCCCACAGGCACCTTTGCTGGACAGAGGTAACTATGACAGTAGCATCAGGCTAGTTTGAGTGTCGTAACACCTCTCTACGCATCTCCACCCTCGGTGCTGTCACTGCACGGGGACAGCTGACGTACCTGGCGGCTAGAATAGTGCGGGTGGTGGCGGTGATGTGTGTCCAGGGTCTGCAGAAAGATGCGGTCAGTGATGGGGCCTGCTGTGCTGCAGGCCTCATCTAGCACGGCCAGGATGCCTCGGTGGGGCCGCTCGACTAGTTCCACGATGGTGGCGTTGTTGAAGTATTCAATCTGGAGTGGAGGACACCAGAAGGGAGACTCTAGAAAAGCTCCCGACACTGACCAGTCGCCTCCCCTTGCTCAGGGCCTGCTTGTTGCCCTCCAGGTCCCTTGAGGCTCCTAAGGCATGCTCCTCTCTGATAGCCACCAGCcgccctccccgcccccgcccccggcTCACCACCGCCCCCTCTGTCCCCGCCCCCCCCAGCCCAGCTGCTGTGCTCACGCTCTGCCAGGCGATGCCCTCACGCTCATACTCCTCTTGCTCTTGCTTCAGGATAAGCTGGATGAAGAGCTGCTGGAGCTTCTCGTTGCAATAGTTGATGCAGAACTGCtcaaagctgggggtggggtgggacctTCAGAGGGGCTCTCGCTCCTTGGGGGTTACGTAGTGATGGACAGCTGCCTGTCTCCTAACAGCTCTGCACTGTGAGGTATGAGCTCTCCACCCTACCACCCCATGTCTCAGAATGAACTTGGGAGCCACCATCAAGAGAAGGGAGCCCCCAAATTTTGCCTGCCATCAGGTTACCATAACAGGCTGGGGGTAGAGCCAAGGCAAGCTTAGACTCTAAGGCCAGCAGGAGAATCTAAACATTCCTTCCTCCTGGCCCAACCAAAGTTTCTGGATTACGGTGGCCACAGTGGTTACAGGGTCAAATGTACAGTTGCGGTTGGCTGGGTTGCCTACCTGTTGACGGGGAAGACTTCAAAGCCATAGATGTCCAGCACACCAATGACTGTGTCCTTGCCGTCACGCCGAGGGTCACGGCCCCGGGGTTCCATGATGCCATTGATCCTGTCCACGACCCACTCAAACAACCGCTGGTACACCGCCTGGAGTAGGACGTGTTTTCTGTGTGACCAGCCCACCATCCCTATCAAGGTCCCATGGTTTCTCCCTCCAGCTGCTCTGAGAAGAGCTGAATACCTTGGCACAGGCGTCCCGGGCATAGCTGGCCTCGGCCACAGTGTGGCCTTTCTCTATGAGTTCTCGGCCTCCGGAAGCCACTGTACGAGCCAGCAAGGTTCGAAGAACAAGGTCCCTGGGTGTGGCTGTTAGCTTGGCCACGTAGTCCACCAGGGCCTCCTCCGCCACTGCCAGGCCTCCTTTCTGTGGCCCATTTTCCTCTGTCTCCACAAACTCGATGTTGCCCTGGTGACGAAGGAATCATGAGCAGGCTGGCTGCCTTCGGgtggagaggacagaggacagatggacacagatggagacagaggatgTGGGCGTGGGAGAACACAGCTTTTCACCCAGCCAGTGCTGTCAACTGACCACTGTGGGCCACGGACACAGCAGAGGTCTAAATCCTGCAACTGAGGCCTCTCAAGAAGAACCGAAGCAGAGAGGTGCTGAGGAAGAGCTCAGAGGCCACAGTGCCAGAGGCGTGAGAGTCGCCGAGGCTCCCCACTCTGTATCAGACCCTACTATGCACAGCCCACTCAGACTCAGCAGGGGAGGAAGGCAACTCAGTGACTCTGTGGGAATATCCCCAACTAAATCCAATCCTTCCTTCATGGATGCTCCCAGGAGGAGAGGTCGCCCTCCCGGTTTCCAGGCCAAGCTCACCAGGTGCAGTATGGCAGCTAGAATCCGATGGATGGACTCCACCTCCTCAGGACTGAAGCCAATGATCCTCATAGCCTCCATCACGGCTTGGTGGCTCTTCTCATCACTATCCAAAGCCTAGGGGAGAAGGTGTTTACCACCCACGTAACATGGGCCCAGGATCCCTGCCCTTATTAGACCTCAGTTCCTCCATCTCAGAGCATCTTCTCATCCCCTCTCCTCCATGAGTCCCTATTCCTCCATCCATATGTGCTCATTAGtatcctgtctcctccctcaacTATTTTCTTGTAGGCAggggctacttgttcatttcctagccacccagacacaaaataattacacagaaactatattaattaaaaccactgctcggcctattagctcaggctttttattaactaactcttatatcttaaattggcctatttctgttattttatattttaccaccagGCTCGTGGTTTACGGGTAAGGTTCCAGCAGgcgggcatctttctccttcggcgtCTCTGTGACTCTACCTATTCCTTTCTATATCTCTTCAGGTTTCCCACCCGGCTTTacctgccctgtcataggccgaagtagctttattcatcaacaatAAAGCAACAACACATAAACAGGAGGAGATCCCACATGATTTTCTCTCCCACTTACTTGAACGGCTCCACCCTCTGGCCTAAGCCAATCGCTGTCTACTCCCTAAGTCTGACTGAGACCCGTACCCCTTGCCCTCACATTGTGCACACCCATGCTGAGCCCGGCTCCCTGGCGTGTGAAATTATACACAGCAGGATTCCTCTCCAGATGCAGTCCTTGCAGCTCTTGGTCGTCACTGCCCCTAAGCAACTGGAAGGCACATAAGTCCTTTCATTAGGCACTGAGTTTCAAGGACCCTCCTTTACCAACCCCATCCCCCAATAGAAACAGGATGATTTCAACGCAGAACCCATAAGAAAAACTGCCTGTGTGCCAGGGTACTTAGAGTCTCTGGGTCTCAGATGTTGGAGACAACTCCATTCTCAAGAATCTCCCACCCTTTGGTGCCTAGGGTGAAGTATGATCTTTGGGATAGAGGTAAGGGGAATAAAGACAGTGGTTGGGGGTGGTTAGTGTTGGGCAGAGAGGGGAAATCGGGGGCAGTGAGAAGGAAGACAGGTCCAGCCTactgcccttccctgcctctccttttgtTTGCTAGCTTGCTCTCATCCCCTCTCCACTCACAGACTCACCTGGTAGAAGGCGTGGAAGTTCCTCTCACCCACATGCTGCTTGAGGACCCTAGACTGAGGCAAGAGGGGTAGTTGGGTTCCAGTCCGGGAGTGGGTCCGCACCAAGGACCCGATCTATGTATTACCAGGAGGAAAGCAGCCCAGGAGTAGGGATGCTGTGACATAGGGATGCTGTGACATAGGtacactgaggcccagagaagggcCACTGAGGGCTCTGCTTTCCCCATGTATGTTCCCAGCCCCTGGGACCTTCGCGTCAGGGAAGGGTCACGTCggcccacccacccaccttcTCTAGCAGATAGCTGTGGATGTGTCCTCCAACAGGATCCCCCTTGAAGTCGAAGTTGATGTCCATGTACTTGCCGAAGCGGCTAGAGTTGTGGTTGCGGTTGGTTCGGGCATTGCCAAAGGCTTCCAGCACACAGGTGGACTTCAGCAGTACATCCTTCACCCTGTGGACAGAGGGACTAGGGGCTCAGTGCAAAGACCGCCATCTAGAGAATAACCACGGCATCTCAGGCTGGGCCAGGAAGCTGAGCTGGCTGAGGAGGGAGtggtccaccatgttcagagtgTCCCCTCCCCTGCGCTGTGCATAACTGTCAGCTTCCTTCTGAGAACTGGAAGTGCTCTTGTCCAGCTTGTTTGTGTCACCCACATTGTCCACGCAGCTCTGAGCCCAGGACAAGTGCTCAGCCAATGCCATGTACGGTTTCTTGTGGCCACCCCCGGGTCCCATCTCTTTTGCAGCAGGCCTTTAGCTACAGTTAGGTAGCAGTGATGGTCACCGGCTGGGAGACTGATATTCTTCCAGTTGTCCTGCAAGCCTCCACCACAACATTACCACTGGAAAAGACAGGCTAAGACCCGGGTACTTCTGCAGGGCCTGAATGCAGAGTAGAGGGCTGGGCTTCCAGCCCACATCCTGGATAAGGAAACTGGAACTCAGATGCTTGCCTGACCCTCCTCACCAGGCTGTCAATTTCTCCAGGCTTTGGTAGATTCCACAAGATGTTCCCTTTCCTGCTTTGAGACCTGTTGATGCCACCTCCTCCCCAGCTGGCAGTGTGCACACCTTGTCTTGTTCTCAGCCCTTTCATCTGAAAGGTGCTTGGTGTGGTTTTAGGCTACGGGGAGCGACCTGGAGCCTTCCTGATAGATGTTGGATTGAGCTGGCTTCTGCCTTTCATCTTTTGTTTCCTAGCCCAAGGCCCTTCCCCTAGCAAAGAAGCCTCAGCGCTGCTGGGCCCCTAAGTGCTCACCTCTCCACCTCAGCCCTCTGGCTTGGGTTGGTGACAGCAGCGATGTACTGCATGATATGCTTGCTGGCTTCAGTCTTCCCTGCCCCACTCTCCCCTGCCAAGAGGAGAGGGACCGAGCATCAGCTACATCGCAGCACCCAAGCTTACAGGTGGAAGCACCACCCCCCTCATTTATTAATGAGGCATGACTCTGGCATCCGGTTCACAGGCACAGGTACCTGAGATGACGATGCAGGTGTCCCTGGATCTACGCTTCATTGCCTTGTAGGCAGCATTGGCGACAGCGTAAAGATGGGGTGGTCGCTCGTAGAGCTCACGGCCCTGGTACTTGGCAATGGCCTCTGGTCCATACAGTGGCAGCTCCTGGTAGGGGTTCACGGATACCAGCACCTCACCGATGTAGGTATAGATACGGCCCTTCTCAAACCTAGGTACAGCAGAGCAAGGTCTTAGCATTCACATCCACATGGGAGGCCTCAAGCAGTCATCAGCCTCTCCCAGAAAAGATcatagagaggagaaaagagggggcTTCATTGACTTAAGACACCCTGGTGCTATCCTGAGTAAACTGAGTCATCCAGAGCAGTCCTTAGCACTGTGCAGAGTGGTCCACACTGCTATCTGCAGGACGCTCAGGTCCCAGGAATCAGGAACTTATCCATTCCACAAAGGGGACTGACTTATGAAAGAACCCTGGTTTTTCTCAAGCATCAGGGCTGGCCCCAGGTGACCCCTGCAGGGCAGCTGGGTTAATGAGACTGAGAAAGGGGGACTCTTCCAGGGAGGGGGCCTTGGTTGTTTCCTGTCTTAGAGTCTAGGCAGGACCAGAGCCGGAAGGGGACTCGCCCTGCCCCACCCAAATCATAGGGTGGTGATTTGCTTTTCACCCCCTAGTCATGGCCACCACCCCTCTCCAGCCCATCTTCAGACTTCCCCACCCTTCCGTTCACAAACCAAGTCACCAGCAGGAGCCTGGGGCTGTCCCTCTCTGGGATTTTGTCCTTTGAGAGGAGTCCCGGCCTGCTTGCTCCTTGAGGTCCCATCTGCCCTCGGTGTGTGGGACCCGCCCAACCCCAGGCAGGCCTCCTCAGGGTTCCTCTTTCTGCCGCTTGTGACATGGGTACTCCCAGGGACTACAAGCTGTGTGACCTGCCGCCACTGTCCTCTGTGGCTCGGTGTACAAAGCAGAGGTGGCATGGGCTTGAGCTTGCTTTCCACAAGAATGAGGCCTACTGCTAACAAAGCATTGGCTCATTTCCTGGAGAGCCCTCTCCATGAGTCAGCCTGCGGCCTCCACCTCTGTGCCTAGGGAGATTCCTTGCCTTCAGGTGCTTTCCAGGGAGCTTCCCAGCACACCGCAGACCCCCCTAGGAGGCAGGCGTGAAGTTCAGCTGCAACAAGGCCATTTGTCATGCTCCTGGACCCCTCCCAGCCTTCCTCAGCAGGAAAGCGGGCTCCAGCATCGGTTCTACCCATACGTGGTAGCCTGGACCCCGCTCATGAACAACCCAGAGCATCGCATCAACTTGCTGCGATTTTCAGGACCCTAGGATGGAGTCGGTTTTATTTTGAAGTTCCCAAGGAGGCTGGAGGCAGGTCCCACATGAGACCTAGGGAAGAAATATCTGCAGGTACAGAGAAAAGGGCGCTAGAGTTCCTGGTCCCCTTGCCTTTGCTCATCAGTCTCAAGGGGGCACCACATTTTGGTCTTGTCAATTAGGGTGTGGTAACAGCCAGTGCGCACCTCCAACTCTGAAAATTGGTTGTTTTCTGGGTGACCGTTACCTCCCGGAGACACCATTATTTCAGCCTGTATTGTCTAGGCGTGTGTGACCCTGTTCCCGGCCCTGATGATGGGAGGAGTGTACCTTCCTTACGCCCTTCAGGTCTGCGtggatgagaggagaggagggaaaggagcccAGTACCCACGCCCCATCTACCTGAGCTGTAGGTTCTTCATGAAATCCTCCATTGTCAATTGGTCCAAAAGCACAAAGTCAGCCTTCCCGTACTCAGGGCCTTCTTCGTCTTCCATCCTGCCCACTGGGAGCACCCAGGTCAGGGCGCCAGAGCTTTCTATATGGAGGTGAAGGGGCAGACAGAAAGGGGAGGCCCAGCCCTGCCTAACTCCTACAGTGCTGCGGTAAAGTAGGAAGTGGGTTTTGCCGGGGGAGCTTGGCCCTGCCCACTCACAGCTCCTTTGCCCGGGTGCTTCAAATGCTGCTTCCTGCTCCCTGGCCCACAAAGTCTGTGCCTAACGGTCTGGTCCTCTGTTCTGATGGGGTCCTTGTGCTCCTCAAAACTTTTCAAGGTAGTACAGGCTTGTAACCGCAAGCGCTCCAAAGGTTAAGGGcaggctggaggtgtagctcagtaggtagaagGCTTGCCCAACATTCACGAAGCCCTGGGTTGAACCCTCAGTACCCTATAATAACagggcatggtagtacatgcccgcagtcccaacacttggagaaggatcagaagttcaaggtcatatcTTACTATATAGCAAGTCTAAGATCAGTCTGGGCTGTGACACCTTGTATCATGAGGTGCTACTGGGAAACAGGGTGTGTTGGCGCATGCTTTtagttctagcactcaggaggcagaggcaggcagatctctgagtttgaggtgagtctggtctacagaaagagttccaggacagccagggctgcacagaaaaaccctgtctcaaaaaagaaaaagaaaaaacaaacaaacaaaaaaatagagggGTGGAAGGGACTGAGGCTTGAGGGCTGCCATAAAATCAAGGCCAAAATAGTCAACACAATTAGTTGAAGGCCTGATACAgcaagacctggtctcaaaacaacagaaacctttGCTTTACACAAGAGTTTTGAGGGTTGGTTTTCACCCTTGGGTAGCACATACTAGAGATCCTCGCCCCGCCCCGCCCAACGTCTCCCcctctatttcttctttcctcctttaactctggagcccaagctggccttctgCCTTAGCTCCCCAATGCAGTTAGGACTGCACTAGCCCCAGCAGAAGGgatgattcttttcattttattaaaatcccctcttttctgtgtatgagagttttgtctgtatgtatacaagtgcactgtgtgcatgcccgGTGTCTGCAGAAGGCTAGGGAGGTAGACATCTGTAAGCCACAGTCCTCTGGAGCAGTCAGGgcttttgactgctgagccatctctccagcccaagagaagTTTCTTCACATGGTCCTGGTTACCCAGCTGTATGTCACCCCACAGTTCGACATTAGCCAAGGGTGGCCACAATAGAGTTTAAGCAATAAAGacttcctgcctgactctgcAGATGAGCCAATGGTTGGTACTGTGGGCTATTTTGATTCCACTCTGACACTCCCAAGATTGTCCAATAAAGTTATACCTTGGATCAGGGGGCAGAGCCAGTGACTAGCTGACCAGAATTGGCCATAGAGAAGTCAGCCAGACCTGGAATGCAttggacacacagaatgggatagaggtaaaaggcATGTGATAGAACATAGATTGATAAAcatatgggttaagttgtaagagctagtaaggaataagtctaagctataggctgagctttcataattaataagaactctccatgtcattatttggaagctggctggcaggacaaagAAAGATTTGTTACAGGTGGCGACTCAGCACCATGCTATTCCTCACCACGGTAACAATGGCGGGGTGCAGCCTTCTAGCAGGCTAGCCTTTAGTAGGACCCTCTTGCATATGCTCAGCTTTGTTTTCCATCCAGCCTCTGAGATAAAACCACACCTCTTGGAGCTCTGGGGCCTGATCTTAGCTGTCACAGGTCTCAACCCTTCGTCActgcagaatattcctttacaccatgtgaagatgtgtcactgggattgatttaataaagagctgaatggtcaatagctaggcaggaagaggttagagGGGACttgtggggacagagaggactcagagaggaagaaaggtggagccACTAGCTTGATGCAGAGAAAGCATCAGGGGTAGAGTGGGGAGATGAGGTAATTAGCcatgtgacagaatgtagattaaaattaATGGGTTAATttgctataagagctagtgggacaagcctaagctaagactgaTCTTGCATAGTTAATCatagtctctgtgttgttatttgggagctagcagcacagagaaagacttgctactCATCGTTGAGTTTATAGATGAGCAGTGCATTTAGAAACGGTTGGCTGGACACTCAGCTTTCTCTGAATAGTTCTGATTGCAAGGTCTGCCCCAGGCGGccagctctctctgctcccttccctcatGCCGGGAGGTCAGATGGCAGgcccccatgttcccaaatatgagTTATTTGTGGGTCAACTTTGAGAGTTCTTGTGTTCACAAATCCCTAATCACTGtattcctttttctcccctccctccctttctctctctctctctctgtcttcctttcctttttgttcttcaagacagcctctctgtgtattcctggctgtcctggaattctcggtagaccaggttggtctcgaattcagagatccgcttgcctctgcctcctgagtgctgggattaaagacatgtgccgtTACTGTCCGGcagataattttatttcaatcatttaatttgatttttaaaattatttgataatGCAACATATCTAATGAAATTATAAGTTTTTGTCCACCATGTAGTAAAAGCAAATACCATTAGTGATAAaatgagccactggccaaaaatACCCCAGATCCAATAGCAGGGCTCTGGCTTCACCTTGGGCTGGTATAGGACTCTTAGACAGCCAGGCTGCATCCTTGTAAGCCTGGCATGGAAGAGCTTTATTCCCAGCCTCCTGGGGTAGTCTTTGGTAGGGTTTTCCCAACCTGGGGACTCCCACCCTTGGGTTTCATTTCCCAAAACCCCAGGCCTTAAAAAGATCTGGAACTTGTGCTGATTCAATAAAGAACTGACATGGCTGAGTTCCAGTAAAATCTGAGACACAGAACTCTGTAATCGATAAAAATTTCACCTGTCATGATATAGTATATTTTCGGGTTTTTCTCCTAACCACTTAAAAATCCTAAGACTGTTCATAGGTCAGAGATTGACCTGTGGGTGTAGTATTAGACTCTGGCTGTTTCCGCTATCAGTGCATGACTCAGCCCTTCCCACCCTGGTGGCTTGCACAACCACGTTTGCACTGACTGCCATGACCCACACAGGAGTTACTCTCATTTCACATTATTGAAGCCAAGGAGATGACATCACATTTAATTCCTTCCTGGATTGAACCAACTCTGGGCTCTTTCGTCACCGAATCCAGAGGCTCCAGCTTTAACAGAATGGCTGGTCACTCTGGACAGGTTGTAGTCAGTTTCCTCCTGGCATAGTCCTTATAAAGGCAGACTAGCCGAACCCAGTTAACACGTAGACACCACTCAAGTCTGCTGGCGACTGAGGAAATCCTGGTAGTTTTCCTGTTATCTAGCTCAGGGTCAAATTGGCCATCTATGATGGTGTTTGCTTCTGGTCTTTGCAGCAATCTTACCTAGGTACCTGCTTCCCCTATGAAGCTGAACCACAGCTTTTGTGCCTGTATGTCTGCGtttgagggtgttggatcctggagttacagc
Above is a window of Microtus ochrogaster isolate Prairie Vole_2 unplaced genomic scaffold, MicOch1.0 UNK6, whole genome shotgun sequence DNA encoding:
- the Myo1g gene encoding unconventional myosin-Ig; translated protein: MKNLQLRFEKGRIYTYIGEVLVSVNPYQELPLYGPEAIAKYQGRELYERPPHLYAVANAAYKAMKRRSRDTCIVISGESGAGKTEASKHIMQYIAAVTNPSQRAEVERVKDVLLKSTCVLEAFGNARTNRNHNSSRFGKYMDINFDFKGDPVGGHIHSYLLEKSRVLKQHVGERNFHAFYQLLRGSDDQELQGLHLERNPAVYNFTRQGAGLSMGVHNALDSDEKSHQAVMEAMRIIGFSPEEVESIHRILAAILHLGNIEFVETEENGPQKGGLAVAEEALVDYVAKLTATPRDLVLRTLLARTVASGGRELIEKGHTVAEASYARDACAKAVYQRLFEWVVDRINGIMEPRGRDPRRDGKDTVIGVLDIYGFEVFPVNSFEQFCINYCNEKLQQLFIQLILKQEQEEYEREGIAWQSIEYFNNATIVELVERPHRGILAVLDEACSTAGPITDRIFLQTLDTHHRHHPHYSSRQLCPTDKTMEFGRDFRIKHYAGDVTYSVEGFIDKNRDSLFQDFKRLLYNSADPTLRAMWPDGQQDITEVTKRPLTAGTLFKNSMVALVENLASKEPFYVRCIKPNEDKVAGRLDEAHCRHQVAYLGLLENVRVRRAGFASRQPYPRFLLRYKMTCEYTWPNHLLGSDKEAVSALLEQHGLQGDVAFGHSKLFIRSPRTLVTLEQSRARLIPIIVLLLQKAWRGTLARWRCRRLRAIYTIMRWFRRHKVRAHLVELQRRFQAARQPPLYGRDLVWPPPPAVLQPFQDTCHVLFSRWRARQLVKNIPPSDMTQIKAKVAAMGALQGLRQDWGCQRAWARDYLSSDTDNPTASHLFAEQLKALREKDGFGSVLFSSHVRKVNRFRKSRDRALLLTDRHLYKLEPGRQYRVMRAVPLDAVTGLSVTSGRDQLVVLHAQGYDDLVVCLHRSQPPLDNRIGELVGMLAAHCQGEGRTLEVRVSDCIPLSQRGARRLISVEPRPEQPEPDFKCSRGAFTLLWPSH